One window of the Trifolium pratense cultivar HEN17-A07 linkage group LG2, ARS_RC_1.1, whole genome shotgun sequence genome contains the following:
- the LOC123908489 gene encoding uncharacterized protein LOC123908489, with translation MLEMGVNIIPKKFEIDEMSRVIFYESSGSEHSPESSISDLSFMEKSSVRAVLGEEDAAVLLLHHKDNSNFEEWFDYLEKKEILQELFGSDEVKERIRRETQLAIQIVAGDKSSPGYKRLIMSFLRERGFDAGLCKTKWERKGRFLPGDYEYIDVNYGGSRYIVEISLISEFEIARPTNQYSSLLDVFPFVFVGKVEELKKIVRLMCTAMRDSMKTMDMPVPPWRRNSYMQAKWFNTYKRTTNEVAARKFNIGFEAKPLQAYNRMDKFGSKIATKVGYLTTAFNVDGIGI, from the exons ATGTTGGAAATGGGAGTGAATATTATTCCAAAGAAGTTTGAGATTGATGAGATGTCGCGTGTGATATTCTATGAAAGCAGTGGAAGCGAACATTCACCTGAAAGTTCAATTTCAGATCTATCGTTCATGGAGAAAAGTTCTGTGAGAGCAGTATTAGGAGAAGAAGATGCGgctgttcttcttcttcatcataagGATAATTCCAACTTTGAAGAATGGTTTGATTATTTGGAGAAGAAAGAGATTCTGCAAGAGCTTTTTGGTTCCGATGAAGTCAAAGAAAGGATTAGAAGAGAGACTCAACTTGCAATTCAAATTGTTGCTGGAGATAAGTCTTCTCCTGGATACAAACGCCTCATCATGTCATTCTTGCGGGAGAGAGGTTTTGACGCAG GTCTTTGCAAAACTAAGTGGGAAAGAAAAGGAAGATTTCTACCTGGTGATTATGAGTACATTGATGTGAATTATGGTGGAAGTCGATACATTGTTGAAATATCCCTaatttctgaatttgaaatAGCTCGGCCGACGAATCAATATAGTTCTTTACTTGATGTTTTCCCATTTGTATTTGTTGGTAAAGTGGAAGAGCTCAAAAAAATTGTGAGGCTTATGTGTACTGCTATGAGGGACTCTATGAAAACAATGGATATGCCTGTTCCTCCATGGAGAAGAAATAGTTACATGCAAGCTAAGTGGTTCAACACTTACAAGAGAACAACTAATGAGGTTGCAGCTAGAAAGTTCAATATTGGATTTGAAGCAAAACCTTTGCAAGCATACAATCGCATGGATAAATTTGGGAGTAAAATTGCTACCAAAGTTGGCTATTTAACTACTGCATTCAATGTAGATGGCATTGGAATCTAA
- the LOC123908680 gene encoding uncharacterized protein LOC123908680: protein MEMGRNIPVRFERLAAAFESNEVARVRLCESSGSEHSPENSTDLSDLVKSFMEKNSVRGEEDAVVHDKEDWDFEWNDYSEKKEILQQIFVAADDEVKQKIKREAELAIQLVAGDKTLPEFKRLVMARLRERGFDAGLCKTRWERKGRFPAGDYEYIDVNYEGNRYIVETSLMTEFEIARPTNQYSSLLDVFPLVFVGKVEEIKKVVRLMCSAIKDSMKTMDMHIPPWRRNSYMQAKWFSLYKRTTNEVAARKFNIGFEARPLKPYNNCRDDFGSKVAFKVGHLTTAFNLDGIGMNL from the exons ATGGAAATGGGAAGGAATATTCCGGTGAGGTTCGAGAGGTTAGCCGCGGCGTTTGAGAGTAACGAGGTGGCGCGTGTGAGGCTCTGTGAAAGCAGTGGAAGTGAACACTCACCAGAAAACTCAACTGATTTATCAGATCTTGTGAAATCTTTCATGGAGAAGAATTCTGTTAGAGGAGAAGAAGATGCAGTTGTTCATGATAAGGAGGATTGGGACTTTGAGTGGAATGATTATTCCGAGAAAAAAGAGATACTGCAACAGATTTTTGTTGCTGCAGATGATGAAGTGAAACAAAAGATTAAAAGAGAAGCTGAGCTTGCAATTCAACTTGTTGCTGGAGACAAGACTTTGCCTGAATTCAAACGCCTCGTCATGGCACGCTTGCGGGAGAGAGGTTTTGATGCCG GGCTTTGCAAAACTAGGTGGGAAAGAAAAGGAAGATTTCCAGCGGGTGACTATGAGTACATCGATGTGAATTATGAAGGAAATCGATACATTGTTGAAACATCCCTAATGACCGAATTCGAAATAGCCCGTCCTACAAATCAATATAGTTCTTTACTTGATGTTTTCCCTTTAGTATTTGTTGGTAAAGTGGAAGAGATAAAAAAGGTTGTGAGGCTTATGTGTTCTGCTATTAAGGACTCAATGAAAACCATGGATATGCATATACCTCCATGGAGAAGAAATAGCTATATGCAAGCTAAGTGGTTCAGTCTTTACAAGAGAACAACTAATGAGGTTGCAGCTAGAAAGTTCAATATTGGATTTGAAGCAAGGCCTTTGAAACCATACAATAATTGCAGGGATGATTTTGGCAGCAAAGTTGCTTTCAAAGTTGGTCATTTGACTACTGCATTTAATTTAGATGGCATTGGGATGAATTTATAA